The Cytobacillus oceanisediminis genomic interval TAATTTTTTGAAATCCATTGTAAAGACATTTTCAGCAATCTGCTCTTTATATGGCGGGAACCCATGTGCCTTAACCCTCAGGTTAATATCTCTAATGGTTTCAGCAATTCTTAAATCAAAAATCTTCACTTTCGGATCTGTTTCTGCATCAACGATCACATATTGAAAAACTCCGCCTGATTCAAAGGCATTCCCAGGCGGCTCTGCCATATATTCCGGGGCAATTTTCTTAAAGTCAATTGGATACTTTTGATAAATAGGGGTTGTCTGATCCTTGGTTTTAATCGGCAGAAGGCCGCCATTTGCTTCCCGATATTGGTCCACTGCCGACTGGACAGACTGGAGCTGATCCTTGTAGGCTATCTGATTTTGCGATAATTTCTCTTCAGGATACATACAGCCCGTCAGAATCAAAGCACCGCTCAACAAAAGCAAAAACATGTTAAAAGCTTTTTTCATTTAATCAACCCTTTATGTAAAAGTGCTAGCTGCTTGTCGGACCGCTGAACACGACAATCACTATAATAATCCCGCTTATTATCATTAAAAAGTAGGCAACAATGGCTGTTATAACCTTAAAAACTCCAGCTTTCAGCTTGTAGCGGCTAAGATAAATTAATATTATAGATAAAAACATAAATCCCATTGAAGCAAGGGATATCCACATTTTCATTAAAGCCGGCGACATACAAATCAACTCCCTTTTCCGAAATGTATTATAACATATTAAATGAATAAATCTAAAAGCTTTTCATTACGAAAAAAATTAAGCACAAAAAAACTGAGGCAAAGAAGGGGCAATTCTTTAC includes:
- a CDS encoding DUF2768 domain-containing protein; translation: MSPALMKMWISLASMGFMFLSIILIYLSRYKLKAGVFKVITAIVAYFLMIISGIIIVIVVFSGPTSS